From a single Micromonospora sp. WMMD1102 genomic region:
- a CDS encoding class I SAM-dependent methyltransferase has product MDPYVVTAPSAWQESWDRQQEAYLPDREQRIAAMLDAVAADTDRRPPRLLDLAGGTGTITLRALARFPDAEVTLVDQDPVLLAIAAASLVDRAAIVTADLNEPEWAATLPREHFDAVLTATALHWLPPNRLTLLYAEVRELLRPGGVFVNADHMPDDGLPTLTKRLSADAEARRQARYTAGAVLSWRAWWDHVAADPTLAPLVERRERIYPDGHAAEWTPPASWHLRALRDAGYTEAGLIWRGGADAAVAGVR; this is encoded by the coding sequence ATGGATCCTTACGTGGTCACCGCGCCGTCAGCCTGGCAGGAGAGCTGGGACCGTCAACAAGAGGCGTACCTTCCGGACCGGGAACAGCGCATCGCCGCGATGCTCGACGCCGTGGCCGCTGACACCGATCGGCGCCCGCCACGGCTCCTCGACCTCGCTGGCGGCACCGGCACCATCACCCTGCGTGCCCTGGCCCGGTTCCCCGACGCCGAGGTCACCCTCGTCGACCAGGATCCCGTCCTGCTCGCCATCGCCGCTGCGTCACTGGTTGACCGCGCGGCCATCGTCACCGCCGACCTCAACGAACCCGAGTGGGCTGCCACGCTGCCGCGCGAGCACTTCGACGCCGTGCTCACCGCCACCGCCCTGCACTGGCTACCCCCGAACCGGCTCACCCTGCTGTATGCCGAGGTCCGCGAGTTGTTGCGCCCGGGCGGGGTGTTCGTCAACGCAGACCACATGCCTGACGACGGGCTGCCGACGCTGACGAAACGGCTGTCCGCCGACGCCGAGGCCCGTCGCCAGGCCCGGTACACCGCCGGCGCGGTGCTGTCCTGGCGAGCGTGGTGGGACCACGTCGCCGCCGATCCCACCCTGGCGCCGCTGGTCGAACGCCGTGAGCGGATCTACCCCGACGGGCACGCCGCCGAGTGGACCCCTCCGGCCTCCTGGCACCTGCGTGCCCTGCGTGACGCCGGCTACACCGAAGCCGGACTCATCTGGCGAGGTGGCGCCGACGCCGCCGTGGCCGGCGTCCGCTGA
- a CDS encoding iron ABC transporter permease — MATALEKGQQDLLGVGAQRRRTGLWLIALVVGLVLTGVVAVGSGAIGIAPVTVARIIGHQLVGVPGEVTWTLPQEAIVWQVRLPRVLLGMLVGAGLAVCGVALQAMVRNVLADPYLLGINSGASSGAAAAILFGAGAGFGEYALPSSAFVGALAASLLVFLIARSGGRVTSIRLLLSGVAVGYALYATTSFLIFASGSAEGARSVMFWLLGSLGLARWDALLLVAAVVLGGTILYLTVAGRRLDVLAIGDETAQTLGVSPDRFRMRLLVAVSLSVGVLVSAAGSIGFIGLVVPHLARRLVGAPHVRVVPVAALLGAILLVWADVLARVLLAPQEIPIGIITSLLGAPFLVILIRRLHATGA; from the coding sequence ATGGCCACCGCCCTGGAGAAGGGCCAGCAGGACCTGCTCGGGGTCGGGGCTCAGCGACGCCGGACCGGGCTCTGGCTGATCGCGCTGGTGGTCGGGCTGGTCCTGACCGGGGTGGTCGCGGTGGGGTCCGGCGCGATCGGCATCGCCCCGGTGACCGTGGCCCGGATCATCGGCCATCAGCTCGTGGGCGTGCCCGGCGAGGTGACCTGGACCCTGCCGCAGGAGGCGATCGTGTGGCAGGTTCGCCTGCCGAGGGTGCTGCTCGGCATGCTCGTCGGTGCCGGGCTGGCGGTGTGCGGTGTGGCGTTGCAGGCCATGGTGCGCAATGTGCTGGCCGACCCGTACCTGTTGGGTATCAATTCCGGGGCGTCCAGCGGTGCCGCTGCCGCGATCCTGTTCGGGGCCGGTGCCGGCTTCGGGGAGTACGCGTTGCCATCGAGCGCCTTCGTCGGCGCGCTGGCGGCGTCGTTGCTGGTCTTCCTGATCGCCCGCAGCGGTGGTCGGGTTACCTCGATTCGGCTGCTGCTCTCCGGGGTCGCGGTCGGCTACGCCCTGTACGCCACCACCAGCTTCCTGATCTTCGCGTCCGGGTCGGCCGAGGGCGCCCGGTCGGTGATGTTCTGGCTTCTCGGGTCGCTCGGGCTGGCGCGGTGGGACGCCCTGCTTCTGGTGGCCGCGGTCGTGCTGGGTGGCACGATCCTCTACCTGACCGTCGCCGGACGGCGGCTCGACGTACTGGCCATCGGTGACGAGACCGCGCAGACTCTGGGTGTCTCGCCGGACAGGTTCCGGATGCGGTTGCTCGTGGCGGTCTCGCTCAGCGTCGGCGTGCTGGTCTCCGCCGCCGGCAGTATCGGATTCATCGGGCTCGTCGTCCCGCACCTGGCCCGACGCCTCGTCGGCGCCCCGCACGTGCGGGTGGTACCTGTCGCCGCGCTGCTCGGAGCCATCCTGCTGGTCTGGGCCGATGTGCTTGCCCGGGTCCTACTGGCCCCGCAGGAGATCCCGATCGGGATCATCACCTCCCTGCTCGGTGCGCCGTTCCTGGTCATCCTGATTCGTCGTCTGCACGCCACCGGCGCCTGA
- a CDS encoding ABC transporter substrate-binding protein, producing MKTIRLAVAVAASATLMLVAGCGGGDGPTAAGGGYPLTVTNCGAQVTFDAAPQRVVLLKSAAVPYLHSLGVMDRVTARAGQYPKEYYDAATIAELDRIPLLTDKTDTSGHLQISKEVVISQQPDLVLGEVDNLSRDTLSAVNIPLLEEPAMCPDSKAVPTFDDIYAQMQSYGKVFDREAEATAAVTALKERMAKVQAEAGTASGRTAAVLYPTVGGGVTYAYGTASMAHPQLEAAGLRNVFGDVKERVFEVTIEELLGRNPDVLILLYGDGDPKAVEQGLTGLPGAQNLNAVRNGNVMTQLFNFTEPPTPLSIDGLERIAQRFKAKP from the coding sequence ATGAAGACGATCCGTCTGGCTGTCGCCGTCGCCGCGTCCGCCACCCTGATGCTCGTCGCCGGGTGCGGTGGTGGTGACGGACCGACGGCGGCGGGCGGCGGGTACCCGCTCACCGTCACCAACTGCGGTGCGCAGGTCACCTTCGACGCCGCGCCGCAGCGGGTGGTCCTGCTCAAGAGCGCGGCCGTGCCGTACCTGCACTCGCTCGGCGTCATGGACCGGGTCACCGCGCGGGCCGGTCAGTACCCGAAGGAGTACTACGACGCCGCGACCATCGCCGAGCTGGACCGGATTCCACTGCTGACCGACAAGACCGACACCAGCGGCCACCTGCAAATCTCCAAGGAGGTGGTGATCAGCCAACAGCCGGACCTGGTGCTCGGTGAGGTCGACAACCTGTCCCGCGACACCCTCTCCGCGGTGAACATCCCCCTGTTGGAGGAGCCCGCGATGTGTCCTGACAGTAAGGCGGTGCCGACCTTCGACGACATCTACGCCCAGATGCAGAGCTACGGCAAGGTGTTCGACCGCGAAGCGGAAGCCACCGCCGCGGTGACCGCTCTGAAGGAGCGGATGGCCAAAGTCCAGGCAGAGGCGGGTACGGCGTCCGGGCGGACCGCGGCGGTGCTGTATCCGACGGTCGGTGGCGGTGTCACGTACGCCTATGGCACGGCCAGCATGGCGCACCCCCAGTTGGAGGCGGCGGGCCTGCGTAACGTCTTCGGCGACGTCAAGGAACGGGTCTTCGAGGTCACCATCGAGGAGCTGCTCGGCCGCAACCCCGACGTGCTGATCCTGCTGTACGGCGACGGTGACCCCAAGGCCGTCGAGCAGGGCCTGACCGGCCTTCCCGGCGCGCAGAACCTCAACGCCGTCCGCAACGGCAACGTCATGACGCAGCTGTTCAACTTCACCGAACCGCCGACCCCGCTGTCGATCGACGGTCTGGAGCGGATCGCGCAGCGTTTCAAGGCGAAGCCGTGA
- a CDS encoding ABC transporter ATP-binding protein, with the protein MIEATGVTWHYGANPVIDGVSVTANPGRVLGLIGPNGSGKTTLLRLLYGALRSSTGQVVVDGDDLRTLPSREAARRLAVVVQESGGETALTVAELVLLGRGPHLSTFQRTGTADREIAARCLGRVAAAHLGPRAFGHLSGGERQRVLIARALAQQATHLLLDEPTNHLDIRYQHEILHLIRTLDTCCVVVLHDLNLAARYCDDLVLLGNGGVVAAGTTDEVLDPALLEPVYGIGIRRLDLEGAIHLLFQPVERAAEERSAAA; encoded by the coding sequence GTGATCGAGGCGACCGGGGTCACCTGGCACTACGGAGCCAACCCGGTCATCGACGGGGTCAGCGTGACCGCGAATCCGGGCCGTGTCCTCGGGCTGATCGGCCCGAACGGCAGCGGCAAGACGACCCTGCTGCGGCTGCTCTACGGCGCCCTGCGCAGCAGCACCGGACAGGTCGTCGTCGACGGCGACGACCTGCGCACTCTGCCGTCGCGGGAAGCCGCACGCCGGCTCGCCGTCGTCGTCCAGGAGAGCGGCGGCGAAACAGCGTTGACCGTGGCGGAGCTGGTGCTGCTGGGCCGGGGCCCGCACCTGTCGACCTTCCAGCGCACGGGTACGGCCGACCGCGAGATCGCGGCCCGCTGCCTGGGCCGGGTCGCTGCCGCCCACCTCGGGCCCCGGGCGTTCGGCCACCTCTCCGGCGGCGAGCGTCAGCGGGTGCTGATCGCCCGCGCCCTTGCCCAGCAGGCCACCCACCTACTGCTCGACGAGCCGACCAACCACCTCGACATCCGTTACCAGCACGAGATCCTGCACCTGATCCGCACCCTGGACACCTGCTGCGTCGTCGTGCTGCACGACCTCAACCTCGCCGCCCGGTACTGCGACGACCTGGTGCTGCTCGGCAACGGTGGGGTCGTCGCCGCCGGCACCACCGACGAGGTGCTGGACCCTGCGCTCCTCGAACCCGTCTACGGCATCGGGATCCGGCGCCTGGACCTGGAGGGTGCCATCCACCTGCTGTTCCAGCCCGTCGAGCGGGCCGCCGAGGAAAGGAGCGCTGCGGCATGA
- a CDS encoding class I SAM-dependent methyltransferase, translating to MSAQDRINAYWTGRAPSYDEYQQRPDRFADDQQVWSAIWERALPPAPLDVLDVGTGTGQAAIVLAGLGHRVTGIDLADGMLERARQHAAAIANGPVIRHGDAVHPDFPAASFDAVTSRYLMWTLREPQVAVANWVRLLRPGGTVAVVDSTWFPNGLDNASEDFAGHYDAQVQAVLPLATAKSIDQTVAVMEEAGLRDVTVTPLTSIYELDRRFGVAPNHEHQMQFLITGQR from the coding sequence ATGAGTGCGCAGGACCGCATCAACGCCTACTGGACCGGCCGTGCGCCGAGCTACGACGAGTACCAGCAGCGCCCCGACCGTTTCGCCGACGACCAGCAGGTCTGGTCGGCGATCTGGGAGCGGGCCCTGCCACCGGCCCCCCTCGACGTGCTCGACGTCGGCACCGGCACCGGGCAGGCCGCCATCGTCCTAGCCGGCCTCGGTCACCGGGTCACCGGAATCGACCTCGCGGACGGCATGCTGGAGCGGGCCCGCCAACACGCCGCCGCCATCGCGAACGGGCCGGTCATCCGGCACGGCGACGCCGTCCACCCGGACTTCCCGGCCGCCAGCTTCGACGCGGTGACCAGCCGGTACCTGATGTGGACCCTACGAGAACCGCAGGTCGCCGTGGCGAACTGGGTCCGCCTGCTGCGCCCGGGCGGCACGGTCGCGGTGGTCGACAGCACCTGGTTCCCCAACGGCCTCGACAACGCCTCGGAGGACTTCGCCGGCCACTACGACGCACAGGTCCAAGCCGTGCTGCCCCTGGCCACCGCCAAGTCCATCGACCAGACCGTCGCGGTCATGGAGGAGGCGGGTCTGCGGGACGTCACCGTCACGCCCCTGACGTCGATCTACGAACTGGACCGGCGCTTCGGGGTGGCCCCGAACCACGAGCATCAGATGCAGTTCCTCATCACCGGCCAACGGTAG
- a CDS encoding Type 1 glutamine amidotransferase-like domain-containing protein, translated as MGSGETSPTMVSVHRRLVDLINRSDPRAVLLDTPYGFQQNAAEISAKARSYFLTSVGLRVTVPAGLHGGGDDDTDRALAALTRADWIFSGPGSPTYALACWRANRTAHVLHDRFARPHGVVVFASAAAATMGRFTVPVYEIYKVGAAPHWLDGLDLFGHLGLPVAVVPHYDNTEGGTHDTRYAYLGEPRMRVLEQQLPADAAVLGVDEHTAVLLDLGTADLEVVGRGGMTVRRDGRSQVFPAGATLTLTDLRDLVHGRSRIPQPRTAGQRPRAPVQPAPATLTETATRCTARFDDGLRRGDAEAMVGAVLDLETAVHTWAADTEEDDGTTQARTVLRTLVVRLGQAATIGLQDPDERLRPLVEPLVALRERLRQRNDYGAADGIRESLAVGGVQLSDTPDGPRWALRVVPTE; from the coding sequence ATGGGATCCGGTGAGACCAGCCCGACGATGGTCAGCGTCCATCGTCGACTCGTCGATTTGATCAACCGGTCTGATCCCCGGGCTGTGCTGCTGGACACACCGTACGGCTTCCAGCAGAACGCGGCCGAGATATCCGCCAAGGCCCGGTCGTACTTCCTCACCAGTGTCGGCCTGCGGGTCACCGTTCCCGCCGGTCTGCACGGTGGCGGTGACGACGACACCGACCGGGCGCTGGCGGCGTTGACCCGCGCCGACTGGATCTTTTCCGGTCCGGGCAGCCCGACGTACGCACTGGCGTGCTGGCGCGCTAACCGGACCGCACACGTCCTGCACGATCGGTTCGCCCGGCCACACGGTGTGGTCGTGTTCGCCTCCGCCGCCGCGGCCACAATGGGCCGGTTCACGGTGCCGGTGTACGAGATCTACAAGGTCGGCGCGGCGCCCCACTGGCTCGACGGGCTCGACCTGTTCGGCCACCTCGGCCTACCGGTGGCGGTCGTCCCGCACTACGACAACACCGAGGGCGGCACCCACGACACCCGGTACGCCTACCTTGGCGAACCGCGCATGCGTGTCCTCGAACAGCAGCTACCCGCCGACGCCGCCGTCCTCGGTGTCGACGAGCACACCGCCGTGCTGCTCGACCTCGGCACCGCTGACCTGGAGGTGGTCGGCCGCGGTGGGATGACCGTACGCCGCGACGGGCGCAGCCAGGTCTTCCCGGCCGGCGCGACCTTGACCCTGACCGACCTGCGCGACCTGGTCCACGGCCGATCCCGGATTCCCCAGCCCCGCACGGCGGGCCAGAGGCCGCGGGCACCGGTCCAGCCGGCGCCGGCCACGCTGACCGAGACGGCCACACGTTGCACGGCGAGGTTCGACGACGGCCTGCGGCGCGGCGACGCCGAGGCGATGGTCGGCGCCGTCCTCGACCTGGAGACGGCGGTACACACCTGGGCGGCCGACACCGAGGAGGACGACGGCACCACGCAGGCCCGTACCGTGCTGCGTACCCTCGTCGTCCGGCTCGGCCAGGCGGCCACGATCGGGCTACAGGATCCCGACGAGCGGCTCCGCCCGCTGGTGGAGCCACTCGTCGCGCTACGCGAGCGTTTACGGCAGCGCAACGACTACGGCGCCGCGGACGGCATCCGGGAATCGCTCGCCGTCGGGGGCGTCCAGCTCAGCGACACGCCCGACGGTCCGCGCTGGGCCCTGCGTGTCGTTCCGACCGAGTGA
- a CDS encoding superoxide dismutase — protein sequence MGHPDPVHTAETVQRAAGVIAARRRGDLDGAEALLSTFPTEQAKTLGFYLLADLALGLLQAQSGQSMDDLVRELSLHLATAADQPPSGGR from the coding sequence GTGGGCCACCCCGACCCGGTCCACACCGCCGAGACGGTGCAACGCGCCGCCGGAGTCATCGCCGCACGCCGACGCGGCGATCTCGACGGCGCCGAAGCCCTCCTCTCCACCTTCCCCACCGAACAGGCGAAAACGCTGGGCTTCTATCTCCTCGCCGACCTCGCCCTCGGCCTGCTACAGGCGCAGTCTGGGCAGTCGATGGACGACCTTGTCCGGGAGCTGTCCTTGCACCTCGCCACGGCCGCGGACCAGCCACCGTCGGGAGGCCGGTAG
- a CDS encoding superoxide dismutase produces MAVYTLPDMPYDYGALEPAMSGEILELHHSKHHAAYVKGSNDALDRLAEARDKGDYETLVGLEKSFAFNLSGHVLHSIFWNNLSPDGGDRPDGDLAAAIDEHFGSFDAFGKQLSAATKSVQGSGWGVLAWEPLSRRLIVEQVYDHHGNVGQGSTPILVFDAWEHAYYLQYRNVRPDYVDRLWNLVNWTDVTARFDAARASQPKI; encoded by the coding sequence ATGGCCGTCTACACGCTCCCCGACATGCCCTACGACTACGGCGCACTCGAACCTGCCATGTCCGGCGAGATCCTGGAGCTGCACCACAGCAAGCACCACGCCGCGTACGTCAAGGGCAGCAACGACGCCCTCGACCGACTCGCCGAGGCCCGGGACAAGGGCGACTACGAGACCCTGGTCGGGCTGGAGAAAAGCTTCGCGTTCAACCTTTCCGGCCACGTACTCCACTCGATCTTCTGGAACAACCTCTCCCCCGACGGCGGCGACCGCCCCGACGGCGACCTCGCCGCCGCCATCGACGAACACTTCGGCTCCTTCGACGCGTTCGGCAAGCAGCTCTCCGCCGCCACGAAGAGCGTCCAAGGCTCCGGCTGGGGTGTCCTCGCCTGGGAACCGCTGAGCCGCCGACTGATCGTCGAGCAGGTCTACGACCACCACGGCAACGTCGGCCAGGGCTCCACCCCGATCCTCGTCTTCGACGCCTGGGAGCACGCCTACTACCTGCAATACCGCAACGTCCGCCCCGACTACGTCGACCGACTCTGGAATCTGGTCAACTGGACCGACGTCACCGCCCGGTTCGACGCCGCCCGAGCCAGCCAGCCGAAGATCTGA
- a CDS encoding transcriptional repressor codes for MATALAALRDSGGRRTAGRQAVLQALANATHLSAAQVRDRIATLGVCVDLSTVHRTLNALVTAGAVHASRSASTRVGHAGGWTVTNAEP; via the coding sequence GTGGCAACAGCCCTTGCCGCGTTGCGAGACAGCGGCGGGCGTCGGACCGCGGGGCGGCAGGCGGTCCTGCAAGCGCTCGCGAACGCCACCCACCTCAGCGCCGCGCAGGTACGCGACCGGATCGCCACCCTCGGCGTCTGTGTCGACCTGTCCACGGTGCACCGCACCCTGAACGCTCTGGTCACGGCCGGGGCCGTGCACGCGAGCCGATCGGCCAGCACCAGGGTCGGTCACGCGGGTGGCTGGACCGTGACGAATGCCGAGCCGTGA
- a CDS encoding helical backbone metal receptor has translation MRVVSLVPSLTEAVAATLPGLLVGATDYCTHPAGLDVPRVGGSKYPDLDRIFALHPDVVLMNVEENQRSDAEAIEAAGVRVRLTYPRTVDQALDELADLLRDLGTSQEPEWLAQARAAWAAVTPAIPPRTVIVPVWRRPWIVAGGDTFTSDVLLRLGLRNLYDDTSDRYPRPTLDDLRAAAPDLVVLPDEPYPFSPTDGPEAFPDTPCALVSGRHLTWYGPSLAEAPRLLTAQLTRPARKAPH, from the coding sequence ATGCGAGTGGTGTCCCTGGTCCCGTCGCTGACCGAAGCCGTCGCGGCCACCCTGCCCGGGCTCCTCGTCGGCGCCACCGACTACTGCACCCACCCCGCCGGACTGGACGTGCCCCGCGTCGGCGGCAGCAAGTACCCGGATCTCGACCGCATTTTCGCCCTGCACCCCGACGTCGTACTCATGAACGTCGAGGAGAACCAGCGCTCCGACGCCGAGGCGATCGAGGCGGCCGGGGTACGTGTCCGGCTCACCTACCCCCGCACCGTCGACCAGGCGCTCGACGAACTCGCCGACCTGCTGCGAGACCTCGGCACCAGTCAGGAGCCCGAGTGGCTGGCACAGGCCCGCGCCGCCTGGGCCGCCGTCACCCCGGCCATCCCGCCACGCACCGTCATCGTTCCAGTCTGGCGGCGCCCCTGGATCGTTGCCGGCGGCGACACCTTCACCTCCGACGTGCTACTCCGGCTCGGCCTACGCAACCTCTACGACGACACCTCCGACCGGTACCCTCGGCCGACCCTCGACGACCTGCGCGCCGCAGCACCCGACCTGGTCGTACTGCCCGACGAGCCCTACCCGTTCTCTCCCACTGACGGCCCCGAGGCATTCCCCGACACCCCCTGCGCCCTGGTCTCCGGACGACACCTCACCTGGTACGGCCCCTCACTCGCCGAAGCACCCCGACTGCTGACCGCCCAGCTCACCCGGCCGGCCCGCAAAGCCCCGCACTGA
- a CDS encoding prenyltransferase/squalene oxidase repeat-containing protein, translated as MPSLTRRWSRLWAAVTALLTLGVTGVAVATVAAADPIEACTPTSGAVVAVDFRPWDGQVLRGCDATPTTGFDLLHEAGFTTAGTAHDGPGFICRIGNAAFDGGTQYPTPEREACQLTPPATAYWSYWYAPPGQDGWTYSPLGAMAKVPGPGEVQAWVYGGTDIGGTTGRPTFTPDEVRAAGPTPSPTVSPTAGPGGPGAPPTEAQIAAASSYLVGKLTDGDHVYNPDGQFVDHTRSIVVATALAASGGQDPTLTKMRDYLAAHVEAAVLPDGADGLPNQFNAANLALLVTITGGDPHDVGGRDLLAVLTDRVCTAADAGAGCTAAGDFAGSYAPVTHAFALLALRRAGVTPPAAAFERLLQWQCAGGGFADSLIAPGDPCTPDPANTGAALLALSVLGGHDSEVTAAKAYLTGAQQADGGYLPYAGAGASDSYTTAMAAQGLLAVGAAEPVAAARGFLAARTAADGGLSPDATVTESDLVATSGALPTLAGQNLATLTHPPGGEPPQGPTPDLAKGVAWLVAPTQLVDGRYYESFPGFPEFGLTIDGAFALAAAGLDDAKLRAITDFIRSGGKVGDSEFTVDSWLGIGTEFPSGGAIGKVALLAQVTGYDPGTFGGHDLITALHDITCTTADPATGCAAAGNYRNAPSVFAQVLGIIAQLRAGRTQDAAAPIEFLKSLQRANGAFPSLIPAEGSGDEVDSTAMAAMALAMLPDDPDAVTAVDRALGWIASQQQADGGFPGAAGISTNSTALAVQGMTLRRGTYSNQIGKALAFLAGQQNLDGGFNVAADGQAGSDVRASTQVVGGATGISFGTLLRDVHDLDPSPTPSPSHTPSPSTSPTPSPSVSSESSATPPPDAMPVTGASIVSLTLGALFLIIAGVVLLVLARRRRTTIDTAGRS; from the coding sequence ATGCCGTCCCTCACCCGCCGATGGTCCCGCCTCTGGGCCGCCGTCACCGCACTGCTCACCCTCGGCGTGACCGGGGTGGCGGTGGCGACCGTGGCCGCCGCCGATCCGATCGAGGCGTGCACGCCGACCAGCGGCGCGGTCGTCGCCGTCGACTTCCGTCCGTGGGACGGTCAGGTGCTGCGGGGCTGCGACGCGACCCCGACGACCGGCTTCGACCTGTTGCACGAGGCCGGGTTCACCACGGCAGGCACGGCACACGACGGGCCGGGCTTCATCTGCCGGATCGGTAACGCGGCTTTCGACGGCGGCACCCAGTACCCGACGCCGGAGCGGGAGGCGTGCCAGCTCACCCCGCCCGCGACCGCGTACTGGTCGTACTGGTACGCCCCGCCGGGGCAGGACGGGTGGACGTACAGTCCGCTCGGTGCGATGGCGAAGGTGCCGGGGCCGGGGGAGGTGCAGGCGTGGGTCTACGGCGGCACCGACATCGGTGGTACGACAGGGAGGCCGACGTTCACCCCGGACGAGGTCCGAGCCGCCGGCCCCACGCCGTCTCCCACCGTCTCCCCGACTGCCGGTCCCGGCGGGCCGGGCGCCCCGCCGACCGAGGCGCAGATCGCCGCCGCCTCGTCCTACCTGGTGGGGAAGCTGACCGACGGTGACCATGTCTACAACCCGGATGGGCAGTTCGTCGACCACACCCGCAGCATCGTGGTCGCGACGGCGCTCGCCGCCTCGGGCGGGCAGGACCCGACCCTGACGAAGATGCGCGACTACCTTGCCGCGCATGTGGAGGCGGCGGTCCTCCCCGACGGTGCCGACGGGCTGCCCAACCAGTTCAACGCGGCCAACCTCGCGCTCCTGGTCACCATCACCGGCGGCGACCCGCATGACGTCGGCGGTCGAGACCTGTTGGCGGTGCTCACCGATCGGGTGTGTACGGCGGCCGACGCGGGCGCGGGCTGCACCGCGGCCGGGGACTTCGCCGGCTCGTACGCCCCGGTGACGCACGCGTTCGCGCTGCTCGCCCTGCGCCGCGCCGGGGTGACTCCACCGGCGGCCGCCTTCGAGCGGCTGTTGCAGTGGCAGTGCGCCGGGGGTGGGTTCGCCGACTCGCTGATCGCGCCCGGTGACCCGTGCACACCGGATCCGGCGAACACCGGTGCGGCACTGCTTGCCCTGTCCGTACTCGGCGGGCACGATAGCGAGGTCACGGCCGCGAAGGCGTACCTGACGGGGGCGCAGCAGGCCGACGGCGGCTACCTGCCCTATGCCGGTGCCGGGGCGTCGGACAGCTACACCACCGCGATGGCGGCGCAGGGGCTACTCGCGGTCGGGGCGGCGGAGCCGGTCGCCGCGGCGCGCGGTTTCCTCGCCGCCCGGACGGCCGCCGACGGCGGCCTGAGCCCGGATGCGACGGTGACCGAGTCGGACCTGGTCGCGACCTCGGGCGCGCTGCCGACCCTGGCCGGGCAGAATCTCGCCACGCTGACGCATCCGCCGGGTGGGGAGCCGCCGCAGGGTCCGACACCGGATCTGGCCAAGGGTGTGGCGTGGCTCGTCGCCCCGACGCAGCTCGTCGACGGCCGCTACTACGAATCGTTCCCCGGCTTCCCCGAGTTCGGGCTGACGATCGACGGCGCGTTCGCGCTGGCCGCCGCCGGTCTCGACGACGCCAAGCTGCGGGCGATCACCGATTTCATCCGCAGCGGCGGCAAGGTCGGCGACAGTGAGTTCACCGTCGACAGTTGGCTGGGGATCGGCACCGAGTTTCCGTCCGGCGGCGCGATCGGCAAGGTCGCGCTCCTCGCCCAGGTCACCGGCTACGACCCGGGCACCTTCGGCGGCCACGACCTGATCACCGCCCTGCACGACATCACCTGCACCACGGCCGACCCGGCGACCGGCTGCGCCGCCGCCGGGAACTACCGCAACGCGCCGTCGGTGTTCGCGCAGGTCCTGGGCATCATCGCGCAACTGCGGGCCGGGCGGACGCAGGACGCCGCCGCCCCGATCGAGTTCCTCAAGAGTCTCCAGCGGGCAAACGGCGCGTTCCCGAGCCTGATCCCGGCCGAGGGCAGCGGTGACGAGGTCGACAGTACGGCGATGGCCGCGATGGCCCTGGCGATGCTCCCCGACGACCCGGATGCCGTTACCGCCGTCGACAGGGCCCTCGGCTGGATCGCCAGCCAGCAACAGGCCGACGGCGGGTTCCCGGGCGCGGCCGGCATCTCCACCAACTCCACCGCGTTGGCGGTCCAGGGGATGACGCTGCGGCGCGGGACCTACAGCAACCAGATCGGTAAGGCGCTGGCGTTCCTGGCCGGGCAGCAGAACCTTGACGGCGGGTTCAATGTCGCCGCCGACGGGCAGGCAGGCTCCGACGTACGCGCCTCGACCCAGGTCGTCGGCGGCGCGACCGGGATCTCGTTCGGCACGCTGCTACGGGACGTACACGACCTCGACCCTTCCCCGACGCCGTCCCCGTCGCACACCCCGTCCCCGTCGACCTCACCAACCCCGTCACCGTCGGTATCCAGCGAATCGAGCGCGACGCCGCCGCCGGACGCGATGCCGGTGACGGGCGCTTCGATCGTCTCGCTGACCCTCGGCGCGCTCTTCCTGATCATCGCCGGTGTGGTCCTGCTCGTCCTCGCCCGCCGCCGCCGGACCACCATCGACACGGCAGGCCGGTCATGA